The Cinclus cinclus chromosome Z, bCinCin1.1, whole genome shotgun sequence genome contains the following window.
AAATATTTAGAAGACAATCTTTCATTTCTCTATACTTTAGGTTCTTGCATAATGAATATAGATTTGAGTCTTCAGATTGGCATAGTCAGAACAGACTGTATTTgaacaataatttatttaaatttattcaaCTGATTTTCTCCAAGAAAAAACTGAGTCTCCTTtacctttcttttaaaattcaagtaagtacctgaaaaagtaaaataacaaGATGGTTTGTTCATTGTTATAGATGAACTATATAATTGTTATACTTCCTTATAAATTCTGCTACTCAGGATTACCAGTCTAGAACACACAGGATTTTGCAGAATGAAAAAATCAGGacacaaatatttgaaatctTATTCCAATACTGTCACCATAAGAAACAGACTGCCCAGTTTTGCTCTAACAAGTAATCTCCTTGACTCACTTTTACATTCTAACTCCTGATAAAAGACACACCATTTAACTCTAACTTTCAAGTTCTTCAAGGGAAATATGACTTAAACATTTCCTAATATACAGCCTGCAAGTTTGCACATGTTATTTATTCAAACGTTTCTTCAATTGTTCTAGATGCCTAGCATCAGCATCCTGGAGAATTAATACAGTAGCTTTAGACTGAAATGGATTAAACTCAATAGTCATCAAACAGCAGAGATCTATCAGCTGTTTTTGGCATTTCTCTAAACCATCCTTAAGTTTTAGACGTGAAGCTGGATCCCTTTTCAGCTTATTCATTTCAGGCACTGAAAAGCCAATCAAACTTTTTAGAATATCATCAGCAAAATCTACTTCAAGATAAGCAGAGCCATCAGAAATTTTTGCCTTTATACCCCAGGACCCACTGTTTTTTGTAAGGTTTCCAGTGAGAGTgacaataaaacatttaactTTCAGAATTGTAAcagtttctggtttttttgcaAGGAGAAGGGAAATATATGTGAAAGGTGGAGAATCTAAATCTACATGCGCCTCCACTGCCTTGCAAGGAAAGATCTGTGAATCACATTTCAGCTGATCTCCTTCTGGATccatttttaaggaaaagacaGGATCATCATTTAATACCCTGCTGTCAGATGTTTGTTGGTGTTTACATCTGCTCTCATGTAGGTCTGTATAACTCTGCCTTTCCTCAGGAggattttccaaagaaaaatctgaCGAACTGCAAATCTGACGTAAGCCCCTGTGCTGCAAAAAGCCACTCATACTATTTCCATCTTCATCAAATATTGTTCTTCCCACATTCTTATCCTTGCTGATTGCTTCCCTGGGCTTATCTCTTTCATTCACATTGTCTTCTTCACCAGTGTCATTTAGAGATGAATTGCAAGAGCTTCTAGCTATATGTGGAGGTCTTCCAGTAATTAAATCTATGTTTCTGTTTATATCCACTGGTGGTACTTCTTCCATTTCTGTTTGCATCTCTTCTTCCAGAAGAAAGTCATCTTCTAAAGGAAAGtcatttaaaaatccattagcATAGTCTATGGGAGGTGAAACTTGTTCAACTGAGTGAGGCAAAGGACTTCCAGATTTTTGTAGCAAAACATTTCCATTGTGTGCTGTCAGTGAACCTGAGGCTGTATTAAAATTGTTGCTTCTACTACAGTATCCACTTTCTAAAGATGTTCTGTTGTTTAAAGTAAATTCACTGTTTTCATCAAGGCTGGCTAAAAGCTCTTCATCTGAAGGGCCAAGAGTTTGTTCTAATTCATCCACAGGCCTTGAAAATATCTCCTCATGTCCAGCTTGTCCAACAGAATTAGGGTTTTCAGTTTCTCCAATCAATCTAGCAAGGACTCTTTCCTGACAATAATCCTCAAGAAGAGCATCAACTTCACCCCCCAACAGTTttacattttctgctttaagcAAAAGAACTCCAAGGCGATATGCAATATTGCCCTGTACAGTGATTTTTGTTCCAGGAGGAAGATTACTGCAGAGAACAGGCACCGGCTGATACTCCATGCCCTGAATTTGATGTATGCCATCTGTTAGTTGTAGCATCAGCATTCGAGTAGGTTTtgcttcccagggcttctgAAACGCCTGAGTACTGGCTGTTACTTCTTCATTTATAGTGCTTTTCCCTCTTAGCTTCTGCAACTGTGAATATGCTGACTGGCTAACATCCACCATTGAATCAATCTGTATGGAGTAGCAGCCTGATAACTCTCCCTTGGGAGTATCTAAGATGCAGTTAGGCAAAACAGGATATTCCAAGTCTCTCAGATCAGTAAGAAGCCACTGCTCAAATACCTGCTTGTTAATCTGAGCTTGACTTAAATTACTACCACTATTTTCTTCCTGGATCCAATTAATACATGCTTCCAGCCATGTTAAAGGAACTTTAACG
Protein-coding sequences here:
- the RMI1 gene encoding recQ-mediated genome instability protein 1, with product MSTSSIAARVEMWLSSTWHVKVPLTWLEACINWIQEENSGSNLSQAQINKQVFEQWLLTDLRDLEYPVLPNCILDTPKGELSGCYSIQIDSMVDVSQSAYSQLQKLRGKSTINEEVTASTQAFQKPWEAKPTRMLMLQLTDGIHQIQGMEYQPVPVLCSNLPPGTKITVQGNIAYRLGVLLLKAENVKLLGGEVDALLEDYCQERVLARLIGETENPNSVGQAGHEEIFSRPVDELEQTLGPSDEELLASLDENSEFTLNNRTSLESGYCSRSNNFNTASGSLTAHNGNVLLQKSGSPLPHSVEQVSPPIDYANGFLNDFPLEDDFLLEEEMQTEMEEVPPVDINRNIDLITGRPPHIARSSCNSSLNDTGEEDNVNERDKPREAISKDKNVGRTIFDEDGNSMSGFLQHRGLRQICSSSDFSLENPPEERQSYTDLHESRCKHQQTSDSRVLNDDPVFSLKMDPEGDQLKCDSQIFPCKAVEAHVDLDSPPFTYISLLLAKKPETVTILKVKCFIVTLTGNLTKNSGSWGIKAKISDGSAYLEVDFADDILKSLIGFSVPEMNKLKRDPASRLKLKDGLEKCQKQLIDLCCLMTIEFNPFQSKATVLILQDADARHLEQLKKRLNK